In Silene latifolia isolate original U9 population chromosome 3, ASM4854445v1, whole genome shotgun sequence, a single window of DNA contains:
- the LOC141647607 gene encoding IQ domain-containing protein IQM3 has product MEVETLLTPPNRPSPLFPPFDDLRLYNRHSESSPPPSSAPSFDADSVSCDSSGNPSFDAAVKVQKVYRSYRTRRRLADTAVVAEEFWWQAIDYARLERSTISFFDCPETAASRWNRVSLNASKVGKGLSENSKAQKLAFDHWIEAIDPRHRYGHNLHKYYDEWSKDNSGQPFFYWLDVGDGKDLDLEECPRSKLRKQLIKYLGPQEREEYEYIIIEGKIIRKLTGEVLNTVKASEGTKWIFVMSTCKKLYAGEKQKGKFHHSSFLAGGATLAAGRMIVEDGALKSISAYSGHYRPTDERLDSFLAFLKDNGIDLQDVEIQRSSEGYSNSDDYKSSGTEKPEEVSSDNDSLDSNVSQKVAVPEHQNQYKRTLSGGLQSPRIVVPREAILLRINSKKAESSYELGHQIPRSWSSGLGPRIGCIADYPFELRSQALEFTALSPRRPPPLSPFSSVSGFSSSPLPSPSS; this is encoded by the exons ATGGAGGTCGAAACTCTCCTCACCCCTCCTAATCGCCCATCGCCATTGTTCCCTCCCTTCGACGACCTCCGCCTCTACAATCGCCACTCTGAATCCTCGCCGCCGCCGAGTTCTGCTCCCAGTTTCGACGCTGACTCCGTGAGTTGCGACTCGTCTGGTAATCCTAGTTTTGATGCTGCGGTTAAAGTGCAGAAGGTTTATCGGAGTTACCGTACTCGCCGGAGGCTTGCCGATACCGCTGTCGTCGCTGAGGAGTTCTG GTGGCAAGCAATTGATTATGCAAGGCTGGAAAGAAGTACAATTTCCTTTTTCGATTGCCCAGAAACCGCGGCATCTCGTTGGAATAGGGTCAGCTTAAATGCTTCCAAG GTGGGTAAAGGTCTGTCAGAGAACTCTAAAGCGCAAAAGTTAGCTTTTGATCACTGGATTGAGGCT ATTGATCCCAGGCATCGATATGGTCACAATTTGCACAAGTATTATGATGAATGGAGTAAAGACAATTCTGGTCAACCTTTTTTCTACTG GTTGGATGTTGGAGATGGCAAAGATTTAGATCTAGAAGAATGTCCGAGATCAAAGCTACGTAAGCAGTTGATCAAGTATCTTGGACCC CAAGAGAGAGAGGAGTACGAGTATATTATCATTGAGGGGAAAATTATCCGGAAACTCACGGGGGAAGTGCTCAACACAGTGAAAGCCTCAGAAGGTACCAAATGGATATTTGTGATGAGTACCTGCAAGAAACTATATGCTGGTGAG AAGCAGAAGGGAAAATTTCATCATTCTAGCTTCTTAGCTGGAGGAGCTACTTTAGCTGCTGGACGAATGATTGTAGAAGATGGTGCACTCAAG TCCATTTCTGCCTACAGTGGACACTATCGTCCAACAGATGAGCGCCTTGATAGTTTTCTCGCGTTCCTAAAGGACAATGGCATTGATCTCCAAGATGTTGAG ATCCAACGATCCAGCGAGGGATACTCGAACTCCGATGATTACAAATCGAGTGGCACTGAGAAACCTGAAGAAGTTTCCTCAGATAATGACAGTCTAGACAGCAATGTTTCCCAGAAAGTAGCTGTCCCTGAACACCAAAATCAGTACAAGAGAACTTTATCAGGTGGTCTTCAAAGCCCTAGAATAGTGGTGCCAAGAGAAGCCATACTCCTAAGAATCAATTCTAAAAAGGCAGAGTCATCCTATGAGCTTGGACATCAAATCCCCAGGAGCTGGTCAAGCGGATTAGGACCCAGAATCGGGTGCATTGCTGACTACCCCTTTGAACTCCGGTCTCAGGCCTTGGAGTTTACTGCGCTGTCTCCCAGAAGGCCGCCTCCGTTATCCCCGTTTTCCTCGGTTTCTGGTTTCAGTTCCTCTCCATTGCCATCTCCTTCATCTTAG